In one Winogradskyella sp. MH6 genomic region, the following are encoded:
- a CDS encoding PQQ-dependent sugar dehydrogenase, giving the protein MKKLITLFCISCLTFCFAQDLELESFASGFNRPVNIKHAGDDRLFVVEQDGIIKIVNSDGTVETTNFLDIDNIVGSIGNEQGLLGLAFHPDFATNGYFFVNYTNNSGDTVISRFSRIGVDPTIADPNSELIILTYSQPYTNHNGGELQFGPDGYLYISSGDGGSGGDPQNNSQNLNSLLGKLLRIDVNNSSASNPYAIPADNPFVGNASARDEIWAYGLRNPWKFSFDSANDDLWIADVGQNAREEINQIASTAAGLNYGWRCYEGNSSYNLSGCPSSSTMTFPVSEYSHSGGRCSITGGYVYRGSTYPNLVGSYLFGDVCSQEIGYLKFENGSWNSTFESFSGNWVAFGEDINGELYVSNLSGSIFKISDALLSIDENTQNTISIYPNPANTVLNIDFLGTAITNSTTINIFDIQGKLIKSILKDNIDTFTSINISDLKSGFYILKIKSEDGEKATQKFVIN; this is encoded by the coding sequence ATGAAAAAACTTATTACCCTTTTTTGCATCTCTTGCCTTACCTTTTGTTTTGCTCAAGACCTAGAGTTGGAATCTTTTGCTTCCGGATTTAACCGTCCCGTGAACATAAAACATGCTGGTGATGACAGGCTGTTCGTGGTTGAGCAAGATGGTATTATTAAAATTGTAAATTCAGATGGAACAGTTGAAACTACCAACTTTCTAGATATTGATAACATAGTTGGTAGCATAGGTAATGAACAAGGATTGCTAGGCTTGGCTTTTCATCCAGATTTTGCAACTAACGGTTACTTCTTTGTTAATTACACCAATAATTCTGGTGATACTGTAATTTCTAGATTTTCTAGAATTGGTGTTGACCCAACAATTGCAGATCCAAATTCAGAATTAATAATACTCACCTATTCACAACCTTACACTAATCATAATGGTGGCGAACTGCAGTTTGGGCCTGATGGTTATTTATATATTTCTAGTGGTGATGGAGGTTCTGGTGGAGATCCACAAAACAATAGTCAAAACCTCAACAGCTTGCTAGGAAAATTACTTCGGATAGATGTTAATAATTCTTCAGCTTCAAACCCTTACGCAATACCTGCAGACAACCCTTTTGTTGGTAATGCTTCTGCAAGAGATGAGATTTGGGCTTATGGATTGCGTAACCCTTGGAAATTTTCTTTTGACAGCGCAAATGATGATTTATGGATTGCAGACGTAGGCCAAAATGCCAGAGAGGAAATTAATCAAATAGCTTCAACTGCTGCTGGACTCAATTATGGCTGGAGATGTTACGAAGGTAACAGTTCTTATAACTTAAGCGGTTGCCCTAGTAGTAGCACTATGACTTTCCCTGTATCTGAATATTCCCATTCTGGAGGAAGATGCTCCATTACTGGTGGCTATGTTTATAGAGGTTCAACCTATCCTAATTTGGTTGGGTCTTATTTGTTTGGTGATGTATGTTCTCAAGAAATTGGTTATCTAAAATTTGAAAATGGAAGTTGGAATTCAACCTTTGAAAGTTTCTCTGGAAATTGGGTTGCTTTTGGTGAAGACATAAATGGTGAACTTTATGTATCTAACCTTAGTGGTAGTATTTTTAAGATTTCAGATGCGCTTCTTAGTATTGATGAGAATACTCAAAACACCATATCAATTTATCCAAATCCTGCTAATACCGTTTTGAATATAGATTTTTTGGGTACTGCCATTACAAATTCAACTACGATTAACATTTTTGATATTCAAGGAAAGCTAATAAAGTCAATTTTAAAAGATAATATTGATACCTTTACGAGCATAAATATTTCAGACTTAAAAAGCGGTTTTTACATCCTCAAAATTAAGTCTGAAGATGGTGAAAAAGCCACTCAAAAATTCGTAATAAACTAA
- a CDS encoding DUF2279 domain-containing protein yields the protein MKSSLTHIILLFCVSGSLFAQSKINQFLKPSDSLNISRRNTVLISEVSLATTALIGLDQLWYADYPRSKFKTINDSGEWLQMDKLGHVFSSYQLSRLGANTLNWAGVGKKNQIIYGSALGLGFLTAVEVMDGFSEEWGFSWTDMAANTLGTGLFVGQELFWEEQRILLKYSFHQTRYAKQRPDKLGDGLAEEFLKDYNGQTYWLSANINSFLKIDGFPNWLNLAFGYGADGMLTGEPNDPFFINQNRTRQYYLSLDIDLSRIKTKSHVLKTIFDVLNVIKVPFPALELNSKGRLKMHYFYY from the coding sequence TTGAAGTCTTCCCTCACGCATATCATTCTTCTGTTTTGTGTTTCGGGATCTCTTTTTGCACAATCCAAAATCAACCAATTTTTAAAACCTAGTGACTCTTTAAATATATCTCGACGAAATACCGTTCTTATTTCAGAAGTATCATTAGCTACTACTGCACTCATTGGTTTAGACCAGTTATGGTATGCTGATTATCCGCGTTCAAAATTCAAAACTATTAACGATAGTGGAGAATGGTTACAAATGGATAAGTTGGGTCATGTGTTTTCTTCGTATCAACTAAGTCGATTAGGTGCTAATACACTTAATTGGGCAGGAGTTGGTAAAAAAAATCAAATCATATACGGTTCTGCATTAGGCTTAGGATTTTTAACAGCTGTTGAGGTGATGGATGGCTTTTCTGAAGAATGGGGATTTTCATGGACAGATATGGCTGCCAATACTCTCGGTACAGGACTTTTTGTAGGCCAGGAATTATTTTGGGAAGAGCAACGTATACTTTTAAAGTACTCGTTTCATCAAACACGATATGCAAAACAACGACCAGATAAGTTAGGAGATGGATTGGCTGAGGAGTTTTTAAAAGATTACAATGGGCAAACGTATTGGTTGAGTGCTAATATTAATTCGTTCTTAAAAATAGATGGTTTTCCAAATTGGTTAAACCTGGCATTTGGTTATGGTGCGGATGGTATGTTAACAGGCGAACCTAATGATCCGTTCTTCATAAATCAAAACAGAACAAGGCAATACTACCTAAGCTTAGATATAGATTTGAGTAGAATAAAAACAAAATCTCATGTATTGAAAACTATTTTTGACGTTTTGAACGTAATTAAGGTGCCTTTTCCTGCATTGGAATTAAATAGTAAAGGTCGGTTAAAGATGCATTATTTCTACTATTGA
- a CDS encoding low molecular weight protein-tyrosine-phosphatase: protein MTRILMVCLGNICRSPLAHGILESKLNTSEFYVDSAGTAAYHVGHQPDHRSIKVARNNGIDISHQTARQFKTSDFDLFDNIYAMDSSNYTNIISLARNNSDIGKVKLFLEENPNISNKNVPDPYYGDMNDFEYVFDLIETTSAIIAKQLLED from the coding sequence ATGACTCGAATTTTAATGGTGTGTCTTGGCAATATTTGTCGTTCGCCATTGGCTCATGGTATCTTAGAATCTAAACTTAATACTTCCGAATTTTATGTTGATTCTGCTGGTACAGCAGCCTATCATGTTGGCCATCAACCAGATCATCGTTCAATTAAAGTTGCGAGAAATAATGGTATAGATATTAGCCATCAAACTGCAAGGCAATTTAAGACTTCAGACTTTGATTTGTTTGATAACATCTATGCTATGGACTCTTCTAATTACACTAACATTATTAGTCTAGCAAGAAACAATTCAGACATTGGTAAAGTGAAGTTATTTTTAGAGGAAAACCCAAATATTTCTAACAAAAATGTACCTGATCCTTATTATGGAGATATGAATGATTTTGAATATGTTTTTGATTTGATTGAAACGACTTCCGCTATTATTGCCAAACAACTACTTGAAGATTAA
- a CDS encoding peptidoglycan-binding protein LysM produces the protein MIKNSVKNYLLPFSICLVIALALYPNSSLNTDLYSTDGLDLNYNIKSDLAMSQGANTSNSDIFTPHLGKSFEGFKEALAFKESRGDYFTVNTLGYLGKYQFGAETLKLIGVYNPNQFLYNPELQEKAFMANASRNKWILRKDIKRFEGKYIAGVKVTESGILAAAHLAGPGTVKKFLRSYGDYNLSDAYGSTVKYYMKKFSGYDTTIVKPNKKAKAKI, from the coding sequence ATGATAAAAAATAGCGTTAAGAATTACTTGTTGCCATTTTCAATTTGCTTAGTAATTGCATTGGCACTTTATCCAAATTCCTCTTTAAATACAGACTTGTATTCTACAGATGGATTAGATTTAAACTACAATATTAAGTCTGATTTGGCTATGTCCCAAGGGGCAAATACATCTAATTCAGACATTTTTACTCCACACTTAGGAAAATCTTTTGAAGGCTTTAAAGAAGCGCTAGCTTTTAAAGAATCAAGAGGTGACTATTTTACAGTAAATACATTAGGTTATTTAGGAAAGTACCAGTTTGGTGCAGAAACTTTAAAATTAATTGGAGTATACAATCCTAATCAGTTTTTATACAATCCAGAATTACAGGAAAAAGCATTTATGGCAAATGCATCTCGTAATAAATGGATTTTAAGAAAAGACATTAAACGCTTTGAAGGTAAATACATTGCTGGTGTAAAAGTAACTGAATCTGGTATTTTAGCTGCTGCGCATTTGGCAGGACCTGGTACCGTGAAAAAGTTTTTACGTAGCTATGGCGATTACAACCTTTCTGATGCTTATGGTTCTACTGTAAAGTATTACATGAAAAAGTTTTCGGGTTACGATACTACGATCGTTAAGCCTAACAAGAAAGCTAAAGCAAAAATCTAA
- a CDS encoding SAM-dependent methyltransferase, translated as MTSSKGQLYLIPTRLGDNPPLEVLPISIKKVIEEIDYYIVENEKTARRFIKRVSPSKSQPSLKLSVLNKYTTEEERNTFLNPCLEGHTIGLLSEAGCPAIADPGSDIVSLAHSMDIKVVPLVGPSSIILALMASGMNGQSFCFNGYLPIDKAERKSKLKSLERLSSEHNQAQIFIETPYRNMKMLEDLANVLHPDTRVCVACDLTLPTEFIKTQPAKDWKHNKEDLHKRPAIFIIQKS; from the coding sequence ATGACAAGCTCAAAAGGTCAACTTTATCTCATCCCAACAAGACTTGGAGACAATCCTCCATTGGAAGTCTTACCTATTTCAATAAAAAAAGTTATAGAGGAAATTGACTATTATATTGTTGAAAACGAAAAAACTGCTCGTCGGTTTATAAAACGAGTTTCTCCAAGCAAATCTCAACCTTCTCTTAAATTGAGTGTGCTCAACAAATATACAACCGAAGAGGAACGTAACACCTTTTTAAATCCATGTTTAGAAGGTCATACCATTGGGTTACTTTCCGAGGCTGGTTGCCCAGCTATTGCAGATCCAGGTTCTGATATTGTGAGTTTGGCGCATAGCATGGATATAAAAGTAGTGCCATTAGTTGGTCCTTCTTCTATTATATTGGCATTGATGGCTTCTGGAATGAACGGACAAAGTTTTTGTTTTAATGGCTATTTGCCAATAGATAAAGCAGAACGAAAATCTAAACTAAAAAGCTTAGAACGCTTATCTTCGGAACACAACCAAGCTCAAATATTTATAGAAACTCCGTACAGAAACATGAAAATGTTAGAGGATTTAGCAAATGTTTTACATCCAGATACAAGAGTCTGTGTAGCTTGCGATCTTACACTACCAACTGAATTTATAAAAACACAACCAGCAAAGGATTGGAAACACAATAAAGAAGACCTACACAAAAGGCCTGCTATCTTTATTATTCAAAAAAGTTAG
- the dnaA gene encoding chromosomal replication initiator protein DnaA, with protein sequence MEITAESVWSNCLDFIKDNIQPQAYKTWFEPIQAVKIAGNALSIQVPSKFFYEWLEEHYVKILKVALTKELGDDAKLVYVIKMENTYGNKQPFTEKIPSANRTPVKSQDVDVPFNNKSPELKNPFIIPGIRNVKIESQLNPSYTFENFLEGDSNRLARNAGIAVANKPGGTSFNPLLIFGGVGLGKTHLAHAIGVDIKDKYPEKTVLYISAEKFTQQYIDSVKKNNRNDFIHFYQIIDVLIIDDVQFLSGKTGTQDVFFHIFNHLHQNGKQVVLTSDKAPVDMQDIEQRLLSRFKWGLSAELQTPDFETRVSILKNKLYRDGVEMPDEIVEYVAKHIKTNVRELEGAIISLIAQSSFNKKEITINLAKDIVDKFVKNTKREVSIDYIQKVVSDYFQMDVSTLQSKTRKRHIVQARQLAMFFAKKYTKASLASIGSQIGQRDHATVLHACKTVDNLSSTDKQFRKYVEDLAKKLSL encoded by the coding sequence ATGGAGATCACAGCGGAATCTGTATGGAGTAATTGTCTCGATTTTATTAAAGATAACATACAACCTCAAGCCTATAAAACATGGTTTGAACCCATACAAGCTGTAAAAATTGCCGGCAATGCATTGAGCATTCAGGTACCAAGTAAATTTTTCTATGAGTGGTTAGAAGAACATTACGTTAAAATCCTAAAAGTTGCCCTTACTAAAGAGTTAGGTGATGATGCCAAATTGGTATACGTCATTAAAATGGAAAATACTTATGGCAACAAACAACCTTTTACAGAAAAGATTCCAAGTGCCAACAGAACACCTGTAAAGTCACAAGACGTTGATGTTCCGTTTAATAATAAAAGTCCAGAATTAAAGAATCCTTTTATAATTCCTGGAATTAGAAACGTAAAAATTGAATCTCAACTTAATCCAAGTTATACTTTTGAGAATTTTTTAGAAGGAGACTCTAACCGTTTAGCTAGAAATGCAGGAATTGCAGTAGCTAACAAACCTGGTGGAACGTCTTTTAATCCACTTTTAATTTTTGGTGGTGTTGGTTTAGGAAAAACACACTTAGCTCATGCTATTGGTGTAGATATAAAAGACAAATATCCTGAAAAGACAGTTCTTTACATTTCTGCTGAAAAATTTACGCAACAGTATATTGATTCTGTGAAAAAGAACAACAGAAATGATTTTATTCACTTTTATCAAATCATTGATGTTTTAATTATAGACGACGTACAATTCCTATCTGGTAAAACAGGTACGCAAGATGTATTCTTCCATATCTTTAACCACTTACACCAAAATGGTAAACAAGTTGTATTAACAAGTGATAAGGCGCCTGTTGATATGCAAGATATTGAACAACGTTTATTATCTCGTTTTAAATGGGGACTTTCTGCCGAGTTGCAAACTCCAGATTTTGAAACCAGAGTTTCTATCCTTAAAAACAAACTTTACAGAGATGGCGTAGAAATGCCAGATGAAATTGTAGAGTATGTTGCTAAGCATATAAAAACTAATGTTAGAGAACTGGAAGGTGCCATAATTTCTTTGATAGCACAGTCGTCTTTTAATAAAAAAGAAATTACAATAAACCTTGCTAAGGATATTGTAGATAAATTTGTAAAGAACACTAAGCGCGAAGTATCTATAGACTATATTCAAAAAGTCGTTTCAGATTATTTCCAAATGGATGTTAGTACGCTTCAATCAAAGACACGTAAACGTCATATTGTACAAGCACGTCAGTTAGCCATGTTTTTTGCAAAAAAATACACCAAAGCTTCTTTAGCAAGTATTGGCTCTCAAATTGGACAACGCGATCATGCTACTGTTTTACATGCATGTAAAACCGTTGACAACTTATCTTCTACTGATAAACAGTTCAGAAAATACGTTGAGGATTTAGCTAAAAAATTATCGCTTTAA